From one Marinobacter sp. LV10MA510-1 genomic stretch:
- a CDS encoding TetR/AcrR family transcriptional regulator, with amino-acid sequence MAKIKTRDRILDTSLALFNALGEPNVTTLLISDELDISPGNLYYHFNNKSDIVSELFEGFELQMHDLLAVPADASISLDQQNFFLHLLFEAVAHYRFLYQDLVNVLSRHPRLQPKFRKILKLKNNAFHTICTSFSAQGFMTIGTEELATLCDQLTLTTCYWSSFDTLSHLDDRNAVDPGRGVYQTMSLMLPYLAPEEKEQALLISRSYL; translated from the coding sequence ATGGCAAAGATCAAAACTCGCGATCGCATTCTGGACACCAGTCTGGCGCTGTTCAACGCCCTGGGTGAGCCGAATGTCACCACGCTGCTGATATCCGACGAACTGGACATCAGCCCGGGCAACCTTTATTACCACTTCAACAACAAAAGCGACATTGTCAGCGAACTGTTTGAAGGTTTCGAGCTCCAGATGCACGACTTACTGGCCGTGCCCGCAGACGCCAGCATAAGCCTGGACCAACAAAATTTCTTTTTGCATCTGTTATTCGAAGCGGTGGCTCACTACCGTTTTCTGTATCAGGACCTGGTGAATGTGCTGTCGCGCCATCCCCGGCTACAGCCAAAATTTCGCAAAATATTGAAGCTGAAAAACAACGCGTTCCACACCATCTGCACCAGTTTCAGTGCCCAGGGATTTATGACTATCGGCACCGAGGAGCTAGCGACTTTATGTGACCAGTTAACGCTCACCACTTGTTACTGGAGCAGTTTTGATACGCTTTCACATCTTGATGATCGTAATGCGGTAGACCCTGGTCGCGGGGTATACCAGACCATGAGCCTGATGCTGCCCTACTTGGCC